A genomic stretch from Schaalia odontolytica includes:
- a CDS encoding cation diffusion facilitator family transporter: MSDNRPLPSPGAGSARESAPASPHVDEAVAHAHDHVHSPGGGHGAHSHDHSHSSASAVRLGWALAVTGAVVVAELVGAFWSGSLSLAADAGHMVVDASGLVIALIAAHLTRRPRDEKHTWGWARSEVLAAALQAGMLLIICAIVAWEGAWRLLSPPEVKAGPMLLVGVVGLLANVAALAILAGGREANLNMKAAFLEVANDALGSLAVIVAAGAEWALGWTRADAIASLLIAVLMAPRALALLRRSVAILMEQAPTSVDVRQLRAHMLDVDGVLDVHDLHVAAVSSHLVTVTAHVTVSAESDGPSRDRIVHQLGECACHHFPIAHSTFQLECPQHREHEHLEH; encoded by the coding sequence ATGTCCGACAACCGTCCCCTCCCCTCCCCCGGCGCCGGATCCGCGCGAGAATCGGCCCCCGCCTCGCCCCACGTCGACGAGGCCGTGGCCCACGCCCACGATCACGTGCACTCCCCGGGAGGCGGGCACGGCGCGCACTCGCACGATCACTCCCATTCGTCGGCGTCCGCGGTGCGCCTGGGATGGGCGCTCGCGGTGACGGGTGCCGTCGTTGTCGCCGAGCTGGTTGGTGCTTTCTGGTCCGGTTCCCTATCGCTGGCGGCGGACGCGGGGCACATGGTCGTGGACGCCTCCGGCCTCGTTATCGCGCTCATCGCCGCGCACCTGACGCGCCGCCCGCGCGACGAGAAGCACACGTGGGGGTGGGCGCGCTCCGAGGTCTTGGCCGCCGCCCTACAGGCCGGCATGCTGCTGATCATTTGCGCGATCGTCGCGTGGGAGGGCGCGTGGCGACTACTCTCTCCACCCGAGGTCAAGGCCGGACCGATGCTCCTCGTCGGTGTCGTCGGCCTACTCGCGAACGTCGCAGCGCTGGCGATCCTGGCGGGCGGGCGCGAGGCGAACCTCAACATGAAGGCCGCATTCCTCGAAGTCGCGAACGATGCGCTCGGGTCTCTGGCGGTCATCGTCGCGGCCGGCGCCGAGTGGGCCCTCGGGTGGACGCGTGCCGACGCGATCGCCTCGCTCCTGATCGCAGTGCTGATGGCGCCGCGCGCGCTCGCGCTCCTGCGCCGCTCCGTCGCAATCCTCATGGAGCAGGCACCCACATCCGTCGACGTGCGACAGCTGCGCGCACACATGCTGGACGTCGACGGCGTCCTAGACGTGCACGACCTGCACGTGGCCGCCGTGTCCTCGCACCTCGTGACCGTCACCGCGCACGTGACCGTCTCCGCTGAATCCGACGGCCCCAGCCGCGACCGCATTGTCCACCAGTTGGGCGAATGCGCTTGCCACCACTTCCCCATCGCACACTCCACGTTCCAGCTCGAATGCCCACAACACCGCGAGCACGAGCACCTGGAACACTAA
- a CDS encoding glycohydrolase toxin TNT-related protein (This protein contains a domain related to Tuberculosis Necrotizing Toxin, which is the C-terminal effector domain of outer membrane channel protein CpnT, and which has a lethal NAD+-glycohydrolase activity.), translated as MSSLKADGWEGRAADHFRSKFDVQIKGWVDAQEAFSSASEAYNSYATALASAQSQCDGIRSRWKAGRDAVQQAQNNQADARSQAAADGGSPVFDASCDEGPGRSAMAAAVADFQTLVDQVNEAGDLLITALNAGIAKLPERTWWDSVTRTVGSILGGAFEAVVELVKLVWKLSGGEGMWDFGRMLMGQMTLDEYDIKHREIPAETLAAMAKALWKDPVGFMTAVGKSLIDWDTWTDDPGRAIGHLLPDVILAVATMGGSAGVSAGEKALTGTARALRIGKEVFKAILPISPDDVRSLAKLGKNLVGKFTARGVNTAADLADLADTAQRAAKAADHAHDAAHAANGMAGALDGATDAGRAARAGAAIGDTSGAAHAAGGAADAAGNANHAASGGGGIASGASHAANGAGSASHGVSNAADAAGNAAHAGGNAADAAGNASHASRTAGNTADAAGNASHASHTAGNTADAAGDASHASHGGADVKDSALAPTDPGHRSNGVSSAAQPAATPHASAAGDAGTGTHTAPPQTAPSASHGAHNNAFMNADTGGATHGAGSTANGATGAPATGAGTHGAPGAGTHSAGTTGAPATGAPSTGAGTHGAPATGAPATGTHGAGTTGAPATGAPATGAPSTGAGTHGSPAAGAPATGAPATGPHGAGTTGAPAAGAPAAGAPSTGAGTHGAGTTGAPAGGAPATGAPSTGAGTHGSPAAGAPATGSHGAGTTSAPAAGAPATGAPATGSHGGGASGAPAAPGAPATGSHGGGASGAPAAPGAPSGGSHGAASGGKPPHKPDDSYRVGHDRSIAPDEVGSYSAAAADGKPPRKPNNSWDSDGFSTNRDDFDRVGTDHFGTENRKSSSYLDDSSIHANGQTRGADELVGAGVGRREASVGAQGSYERAGTFGGSDPSRVSHGADGFGSTADFGANAGRGAHGANGVTNSSDVGGGVGDASRGTHATGAPTGQGGGHVGADTGTHGGSSAPAQGPHRADPGMSTGDTHGVSRADSTPGHGDTPRTGQGADGTPDAPTTPKKDTPAGDTLGGDKQPHSGKHAADTPATHADEAADASKAGHDSGDANGSGKADADAQHGHDSVERADADPKAKDHSANGKADNAADSARHGDKTEADKPTSDKSHKEDDAAHHDGDEHPKDTNDKHTTKNDDAADSARHGDKTEADKPTSDKSHKEDDAAHHDGDEHPKDTNDKHTTKNDDANSKSTKDEADAHKSTKDDAAGKSDKDSAERADADPKAKDHSANGKTDDAADSARHGDKTEADKPTSDKSHKEDDAAHHDGDEHPKDTNDKHTTKNDDANSKSTKDEADTHKSDKDDAAGKSDKDSGERADADPKAKDHSANGKTDDAADSARHGDKTEADKPTSDKSHKEDDAAHHDGDEHPKDTDDKHTTKNDDANSKSTKDEADTHKSDKDSDAKSDKDEADTHKSDKDSDAKSDKDEADTHKSDKDGDGKSDKDGDGKSDKDEADTHKSDKDSGERADADPKAKDHSANGKTDDAADSARHGDKTEADKPTSDKSHKEDDAAHHDGDEHPKDTDDKHTTKADDADTKSTKDEADTHKSDKEDADGKSDKDGDGKSDKDDADGEGSGSHDGNESSDDEPAFADGITAGGHPGPYKEANDGFITDFAEKNGHTLDTDHGPIGADLVDHRKPISTDPDTGEQISAELYKERATGPDGKIDYPDVKKHPELADDMIDGVYLHGDPEKGIPPFQDMAVDEFIKEYPGNLDRIGGDYGEYFALVGKDGPDSFQKRSIHADSLYAPYSQFEFHPDRLPPGTRVETGIVYPWFDSPGGSRQVRLCTVNEFSGERSYLSVRELLEGPNPVLVRKTIK; from the coding sequence TTGTCGTCCCTCAAAGCTGATGGGTGGGAAGGTCGCGCGGCGGATCATTTCCGCTCCAAGTTTGATGTGCAGATCAAGGGCTGGGTGGACGCCCAGGAGGCGTTCTCGTCGGCGTCTGAGGCCTATAACTCGTACGCGACGGCGCTGGCGTCGGCGCAGAGCCAGTGTGATGGGATTCGTTCGCGTTGGAAGGCTGGCCGCGACGCGGTCCAGCAGGCGCAGAATAATCAGGCTGATGCGCGCAGCCAGGCCGCAGCGGACGGTGGCTCGCCCGTGTTTGATGCCTCCTGTGATGAGGGTCCGGGCCGCTCGGCCATGGCGGCCGCGGTCGCTGATTTCCAGACGCTGGTCGATCAGGTCAATGAGGCCGGTGACCTGCTGATTACCGCATTGAATGCGGGTATTGCGAAGCTGCCCGAGCGCACGTGGTGGGATTCGGTCACCCGCACGGTCGGCTCGATCCTGGGCGGTGCTTTCGAGGCCGTTGTCGAACTGGTGAAGCTGGTGTGGAAGCTCAGCGGCGGCGAGGGCATGTGGGACTTCGGCCGCATGCTCATGGGTCAGATGACCTTGGATGAGTACGACATCAAGCATAGAGAGATCCCCGCCGAGACGTTGGCGGCCATGGCGAAGGCGCTGTGGAAGGATCCCGTGGGCTTTATGACGGCTGTCGGCAAGTCGCTGATCGACTGGGATACGTGGACCGACGATCCCGGGCGCGCCATTGGTCACCTCCTGCCCGACGTGATCCTCGCAGTTGCGACGATGGGTGGCAGCGCCGGCGTGTCCGCTGGCGAGAAGGCCCTGACCGGCACCGCTCGCGCTCTGCGCATCGGTAAAGAAGTCTTCAAGGCTATCCTGCCCATCAGCCCCGACGACGTCCGCTCCCTGGCCAAGCTCGGCAAGAACCTGGTCGGCAAGTTCACCGCCCGCGGTGTGAACACGGCCGCGGACCTCGCGGATCTGGCAGACACCGCACAGCGCGCGGCTAAAGCCGCCGACCACGCCCACGACGCCGCTCACGCCGCCAACGGCATGGCTGGCGCCCTGGACGGGGCCACTGACGCCGGCCGCGCCGCGAGGGCTGGCGCGGCTATCGGGGACACCAGCGGCGCCGCGCACGCAGCCGGAGGGGCAGCCGATGCTGCCGGCAACGCCAACCACGCCGCTTCCGGCGGTGGAGGTATCGCCAGCGGTGCGAGCCATGCCGCAAACGGTGCCGGAAGCGCCAGCCATGGTGTCAGCAACGCCGCCGATGCCGCAGGCAACGCCGCTCACGCTGGCGGCAACGCCGCAGATGCTGCTGGTAACGCCAGCCACGCCTCGCGCACCGCAGGCAACACAGCCGACGCTGCAGGCAACGCCAGCCACGCCTCGCACACCGCAGGCAACACAGCCGACGCTGCAGGTGACGCCAGCCACGCCTCGCACGGTGGTGCGGATGTCAAGGATTCGGCTCTTGCGCCCACGGATCCGGGCCACCGCTCCAACGGTGTGTCGAGTGCGGCTCAGCCCGCCGCGACGCCTCATGCGTCCGCAGCCGGCGATGCTGGCACCGGTACTCACACAGCGCCCCCACAGACGGCACCCAGCGCGTCTCACGGCGCTCACAACAACGCGTTCATGAATGCGGATACCGGCGGTGCCACCCACGGTGCGGGCAGCACTGCCAACGGCGCAACCGGAGCTCCTGCGACCGGCGCGGGCACACACGGCGCTCCCGGCGCAGGTACGCATAGCGCTGGCACAACCGGCGCACCTGCCACCGGTGCGCCCTCGACCGGCGCGGGCACGCATGGTGCTCCCGCGACTGGCGCTCCCGCTACCGGCACCCACGGAGCTGGCACCACCGGCGCCCCCGCGACTGGCGCTCCTGCCACCGGTGCACCCTCGACCGGCGCAGGTACGCATGGTTCTCCCGCGGCGGGCGCTCCCGCCACCGGCGCTCCCGCTACCGGGCCCCACGGAGCTGGCACCACCGGTGCCCCCGCGGCTGGCGCTCCTGCCGCCGGCGCACCCTCAACCGGTGCGGGCACGCATGGCGCTGGCACAACCGGTGCCCCCGCGGGTGGCGCTCCTGCCACCGGTGCACCCTCGACCGGCGCAGGTACGCATGGTTCTCCCGCGGCGGGCGCTCCCGCCACCGGCTCCCACGGAGCTGGCACCACTAGTGCCCCCGCGGCAGGCGCTCCCGCCACCGGCGCGCCCGCTACTGGCTCCCACGGCGGGGGCGCATCCGGTGCGCCTGCTGCCCCCGGCGCGCCCGCTACTGGCTCCCACGGCGGGGGCGCATCCGGTGCGCCTGCTGCCCCCGGCGCTCCCTCGGGTGGCTCGCATGGTGCTGCTTCTGGCGGGAAGCCTCCGCACAAGCCTGATGATTCTTACCGTGTTGGCCATGATCGTTCCATAGCACCTGACGAGGTCGGGTCGTATTCTGCCGCTGCAGCTGACGGGAAGCCTCCGCGCAAGCCCAACAATTCCTGGGACTCCGATGGCTTCTCAACGAACCGGGACGATTTCGATCGTGTCGGCACTGATCATTTCGGCACTGAGAACAGGAAGAGCTCTTCCTACCTGGATGACAGCTCGATCCACGCTAATGGTCAGACGCGCGGTGCCGATGAGCTTGTCGGCGCGGGCGTTGGCCGTCGCGAGGCCAGCGTGGGCGCTCAGGGATCCTACGAGCGCGCTGGCACCTTCGGTGGCAGCGATCCGAGCCGTGTCAGCCATGGAGCAGATGGCTTCGGCAGCACCGCCGATTTCGGAGCAAACGCAGGGCGCGGAGCTCATGGCGCGAACGGTGTCACCAATTCCTCTGATGTCGGTGGCGGCGTAGGCGACGCCTCGCGTGGTACGCACGCTACTGGCGCCCCCACGGGCCAGGGCGGCGGTCATGTTGGCGCTGATACTGGCACCCACGGTGGTTCGTCGGCCCCTGCGCAGGGGCCGCACCGTGCCGATCCGGGCATGTCCACCGGTGATACGCACGGCGTTTCGCGCGCTGATTCCACCCCCGGCCACGGCGACACCCCCCGGACAGGACAGGGTGCGGACGGCACCCCCGACGCGCCTACCACCCCCAAGAAGGACACTCCTGCCGGGGACACCCTGGGCGGCGACAAGCAGCCGCATAGCGGAAAGCATGCAGCCGACACGCCTGCCACCCACGCGGACGAGGCCGCCGACGCCAGCAAGGCTGGCCACGACTCCGGCGACGCAAATGGCTCCGGTAAGGCCGATGCCGACGCTCAGCATGGGCACGATTCCGTCGAGCGCGCGGACGCTGACCCCAAGGCGAAGGACCACTCCGCCAACGGCAAGGCCGACAACGCTGCTGATTCGGCGCGCCACGGCGACAAGACCGAGGCCGACAAGCCCACGTCGGACAAGTCCCACAAGGAAGACGACGCCGCACACCACGACGGCGACGAGCACCCCAAGGACACCAACGACAAGCACACCACCAAGAACGACGACGCTGCTGATTCGGCGCGCCACGGCGACAAGACCGAGGCCGACAAGCCCACGTCGGACAAGTCCCACAAGGAAGACGACGCCGCACACCACGACGGCGACGAGCACCCCAAGGACACCAACGACAAGCACACCACCAAGAACGACGACGCCAACTCCAAGTCCACCAAGGACGAGGCTGACGCGCACAAGTCCACCAAGGACGACGCCGCCGGCAAGTCCGACAAGGATTCCGCTGAGCGCGCGGACGCTGACCCCAAGGCGAAGGACCACTCCGCCAACGGTAAGACAGACGACGCTGCTGATTCGGCGCGCCACGGCGACAAGACCGAGGCCGACAAGCCCACGTCGGACAAGTCCCACAAGGAAGACGACGCCGCACACCACGACGGCGACGAGCACCCCAAGGACACCAACGACAAGCACACCACCAAGAACGACGACGCCAACTCCAAGTCCACCAAGGACGAGGCCGACACGCACAAGTCCGACAAGGACGACGCCGCCGGCAAGTCCGACAAGGATTCTGGCGAGCGCGCGGACGCTGACCCCAAGGCGAAGGACCACTCCGCCAACGGTAAGACAGACGATGCTGCTGATTCGGCGCGCCACGGTGACAAGACCGAGGCCGACAAGCCCACGTCGGACAAGTCCCACAAGGAAGACGACGCCGCACACCACGACGGCGACGAGCACCCCAAGGACACCGACGACAAGCACACCACCAAGAACGACGACGCCAACTCCAAGTCCACCAAGGACGAGGCCGACACGCACAAGTCCGACAAGGACAGCGACGCCAAGTCTGACAAGGACGAGGCCGACACGCACAAGTCCGACAAGGACAGCGACGCCAAGTCTGACAAGGACGAGGCCGACACGCATAAGTCCGATAAGGACGGTGACGGCAAGTCCGATAAGGACGGTGACGGCAAGTCCGACAAGGATGAGGCTGACACGCACAAGTCCGACAAGGATTCTGGCGAGCGCGCGGACGCTGACCCCAAGGCGAAGGACCACTCCGCCAACGGTAAGACAGACGATGCTGCTGATTCGGCGCGCCACGGCGACAAGACCGAGGCCGACAAGCCCACGTCGGACAAGTCCCACAAGGAAGACGACGCCGCACACCACGACGGCGACGAGCACCCCAAGGACACCGACGACAAGCACACCACCAAGGCCGACGACGCTGACACCAAGTCCACCAAGGACGAGGCCGACACGCACAAGTCCGACAAGGAGGACGCCGACGGCAAGTCCGATAAGGACGGTGACGGCAAGTCCGACAAGGACGACGCCGACGGCGAGGGTTCCGGAAGCCACGACGGAAACGAAAGCTCCGACGATGAACCAGCCTTTGCCGATGGGATCACAGCAGGCGGCCATCCTGGCCCTTACAAAGAGGCAAACGACGGTTTTATCACCGATTTTGCCGAGAAGAATGGCCACACACTCGATACGGATCACGGGCCGATCGGCGCAGACCTCGTCGACCATCGGAAGCCAATCAGTACGGACCCTGATACTGGCGAACAGATTTCTGCAGAACTGTACAAGGAACGCGCGACCGGACCTGATGGTAAAATAGACTACCCAGATGTAAAAAAGCATCCTGAGCTAGCCGACGACATGATAGATGGCGTTTACCTTCATGGAGATCCAGAAAAGGGAATTCCTCCCTTCCAAGATATGGCAGTCGACGAATTTATTAAGGAGTACCCCGGGAATCTTGATCGAATTGGAGGAGACTACGGCGAATACTTCGCTCTAGTTGGCAAAGACGGGCCGGACTCTTTCCAGAAACGATCAATTCACGCAGATTCACTCTACGCTCCATACAGCCAATTCGAGTTCCACCCGGACAGGCTACCTCCAGGAACGCGTGTAGAAACAGGAATTGTGTACCCATGGTTTGATTCACCCGGAGGATCAAGACAGGTCAGACTATGCACCGTTAACGAATTTTCCGGAGAGCGTTCTTACTTGAGCGTCCGGGAACTCCTTGAAGGCCCGAACCCTGTTCTAGTTAGAAAGACAATCAAATGA
- a CDS encoding malate dehydrogenase: protein MAEPRIVTVTGAAGNIGYALLFRIASGQLFGPDVPVKLHLLEIPQAVKAAEGTAMELDDCAFPTLAGVEIFDDVNRAFQGTNVAYLVGAMPRRAGMERADLLEANAGIFGPQGKAINDGAADDVRVLVVGNPANTNATIAQNAAPDVPASRFTAMMRLDHNRAVAQLAHKTGAANADIKDVVVWGNHSADQYPDVSFATVAGKPATELVDEEWLSSYYRPTVAKRGAAIIEARGASSAASAANAAIDHMYSWIHGTPAGEWVTAGVMSDGTHYGVPAGLNFGFPVTSDGGEWQVVDGLEISDATRAGIDHNIKALQEEYDAVKELGFIK, encoded by the coding sequence ATGGCAGAACCTCGTATCGTCACCGTCACTGGCGCAGCCGGCAACATCGGCTACGCCCTCCTGTTCCGCATTGCTTCCGGCCAGCTCTTCGGCCCGGACGTGCCCGTCAAGCTGCACCTGCTGGAGATCCCCCAGGCCGTGAAGGCTGCCGAGGGCACCGCTATGGAACTCGACGACTGCGCGTTCCCGACCCTGGCCGGCGTTGAGATCTTCGACGACGTGAACCGCGCGTTCCAGGGCACCAACGTCGCTTACCTGGTGGGTGCCATGCCCCGTCGCGCCGGCATGGAGCGCGCCGACCTGCTCGAGGCCAACGCGGGCATCTTCGGCCCCCAGGGCAAGGCCATCAACGACGGTGCCGCCGATGACGTGCGCGTCCTCGTCGTGGGCAACCCCGCGAACACCAACGCCACCATCGCCCAGAATGCTGCGCCGGACGTCCCCGCGTCGCGCTTCACCGCGATGATGCGCCTCGACCACAACCGTGCGGTCGCGCAGCTCGCCCATAAGACCGGTGCCGCGAACGCCGACATCAAGGACGTCGTTGTGTGGGGTAACCACTCGGCCGACCAGTACCCGGACGTCTCCTTCGCGACCGTTGCCGGCAAGCCCGCGACCGAGCTCGTGGACGAAGAGTGGCTGTCCAGCTACTACCGTCCCACCGTCGCCAAGCGTGGCGCCGCCATCATCGAGGCGCGCGGTGCCTCCTCGGCCGCCTCCGCTGCCAACGCCGCGATCGACCACATGTACTCCTGGATCCACGGCACCCCCGCCGGTGAGTGGGTCACCGCCGGTGTCATGTCCGACGGCACGCACTACGGCGTCCCCGCCGGACTGAACTTCGGCTTCCCCGTCACCTCCGATGGTGGCGAATGGCAGGTCGTCGATGGTCTCGAGATCTCCGACGCGACCCGCGCCGGAATCGACCACAACATCAAGGCCCTCCAGGAAGAGTACGACGCCGTCAAGGAGCTCGGCTTCATCAAGTGA
- a CDS encoding Imm61 family immunity protein: MNEELAAYITRLCELSGHTTQIDDDLILVEPGEDFIYDAFTRRKGYYAYGHVDRYLYGGPRFGSASFEIFKKFAIMHFAADIRAAHQLPPLNLPPVTDAHPGFSIEFHEPTSYLLTSKASPIPTTYTIFSPNALVSLSYLMGTSSEDLLSLVLEPSGAGYAALYQQS; encoded by the coding sequence ATGAACGAAGAACTCGCCGCATACATCACTCGCCTGTGCGAACTATCCGGACACACAACCCAGATCGACGATGATTTGATCCTGGTCGAACCGGGTGAAGATTTTATCTACGACGCATTCACCAGGCGGAAGGGGTACTACGCCTACGGCCACGTTGATAGATACTTATACGGCGGGCCACGCTTCGGCTCCGCTTCCTTCGAGATCTTCAAGAAGTTCGCGATCATGCACTTCGCCGCCGACATTCGTGCAGCGCACCAGCTCCCACCCCTCAACCTCCCACCAGTGACCGACGCTCACCCCGGTTTTTCCATCGAATTCCACGAACCCACCTCGTACCTGCTGACAAGCAAAGCCTCCCCCATTCCCACGACATACACAATCTTCTCGCCCAATGCCTTGGTCTCTCTGTCGTACCTGATGGGCACGTCAAGCGAGGACCTGCTCTCCCTGGTCCTCGAACCGTCCGGGGCCGGATACGCCGCGCTGTACCAGCAGAGCTGA
- a CDS encoding Imm61 family immunity protein, whose amino-acid sequence MNEELAAYITRLCELSGHTTQIDDDLILVKPGEDFIYDAFTRRKGYYAYGHVDRYLYGGPRFGSASFEIFKKFAIMHFAADIRAAHQLPPLNLPPVTDAHPGFSIEFHEPTSYLLTSKASPIPTTYTSFSPAALLSLSYLMGMSSEDLLSLVLEPSDAEYAALFDRSPISTTTGAKLQNNSNHVSIL is encoded by the coding sequence ATGAACGAAGAACTCGCCGCATACATCACCCGCCTGTGCGAACTATCCGGACACACAACCCAGATCGACGATGATTTGATCCTGGTCAAGCCGGGTGAAGATTTTATCTACGACGCATTCACCAGGCGGAAGGGGTACTACGCCTACGGCCACGTCGATAGATACTTATACGGCGGGCCACGCTTCGGCTCCGCTTCCTTCGAGATCTTCAAGAAGTTCGCCATCATGCACTTCGCCGCAGACATTCGCGCAGCGCACCAGCTCCCACCCCTCAACCTCCCACCAGTGACCGACGCTCACCCCGGTTTTTCCATCGAATTCCACGAACCCACCTCGTACCTGCTGACAAGCAAAGCCTCCCCCATTCCCACGACATACACATCCTTCTCGCCAGCTGCGCTGCTCTCGTTGTCATATCTGATGGGCATGTCAAGCGAAGACCTGCTCTCCCTCGTCCTCGAACCGTCCGACGCCGAATACGCCGCGCTCTTCGACCGCTCACCCATATCCACAACCACTGGCGCGAAACTCCAGAACAATAGCAACCATGTAAGCATCCTCTGA
- a CDS encoding transposase, whose product MSKSPTTAPSKCETSSIKPPPPKADSWPLVLSRAYQRVSPAKSLAWSEPLRKWKDAFMAYFDTAGASNGPTEAINGIIEMGRRTARVFRNLTNYRLRMLLIAGGLDTSTATQL is encoded by the coding sequence GTGTCGAAGTCGCCTACCACTGCGCCCAGCAAGTGCGAGACTTCTTCGATCAAGCCGCCCCCACCCAAGGCCGACTCCTGGCCGCTCGTCTTGTCGAGAGCCTACCAGCGTGTCTCACCCGCGAAATCGCTCGCCTGGTCCGAACCCCTGCGCAAGTGGAAGGACGCGTTCATGGCCTACTTCGACACGGCCGGAGCCAGCAATGGCCCCACCGAAGCCATCAATGGCATCATCGAAATGGGCAGACGTACCGCCAGAGTCTTCCGAAACCTCACCAACTACCGACTCCGAATGCTCCTCATCGCAGGAGGCCTAGACACCTCCACCGCCACTCAACTCTGA
- a CDS encoding WXG100 family type VII secretion target has protein sequence MSSDSMLVFEEASATQMAQAFREKVSLVKDFIPDLSADITGAVGDWTGESRKACDAALKRMEERGEELAELLTAAAEAMDKILAEGQHAESKAFACIDS, from the coding sequence GTGAGTAGTGATTCGATGCTGGTCTTTGAGGAGGCCAGTGCCACACAGATGGCTCAGGCCTTCCGTGAGAAGGTCTCGTTGGTCAAGGACTTCATTCCTGATCTCAGCGCTGACATTACGGGGGCTGTGGGTGATTGGACGGGTGAGTCTCGCAAAGCCTGCGATGCTGCGCTCAAGCGTATGGAGGAGCGCGGCGAGGAGTTGGCTGAGTTGTTGACGGCGGCGGCTGAGGCGATGGACAAGATCCTGGCGGAGGGTCAGCATGCCGAGTCTAAAGCGTTTGCGTGCATCGACAGTTAA
- a CDS encoding GNAT family acetyltransferase — protein sequence MQIRLASRSDLAFIEGAYEHARAFMRVNGNATQWPDCYPGRIDAEEDIASEHCFLITDEAGPLAVFTFTPGPDETYAEIAGAWHSNADYHVIHRVASVHGHGVARAIFSFAATRAAYLRCDTHENNAPMRRALRSFGFRECGSITVANGTERVAYDWIKGWTNTPASN from the coding sequence ATGCAGATTCGACTCGCTTCCCGCTCAGACCTCGCCTTCATCGAAGGCGCCTATGAGCACGCTCGCGCGTTCATGCGGGTGAATGGGAACGCAACCCAGTGGCCTGACTGCTACCCAGGGCGCATCGATGCGGAGGAAGACATTGCGAGCGAGCACTGTTTCCTCATCACCGACGAGGCTGGACCTCTCGCCGTCTTCACCTTCACGCCAGGTCCGGACGAAACGTACGCAGAGATCGCCGGCGCTTGGCACTCCAATGCCGACTACCACGTCATCCACCGCGTGGCTTCGGTACACGGTCATGGAGTCGCGAGGGCGATTTTCAGCTTCGCGGCCACCCGCGCCGCTTACTTGCGCTGCGACACCCACGAGAACAATGCTCCAATGCGTCGCGCATTGCGGTCCTTCGGATTCCGCGAGTGCGGCTCAATCACGGTTGCGAATGGCACGGAGCGCGTCGCATACGACTGGATCAAGGGCTGGACGAATACACCCGCCAGCAACTGA
- the purU gene encoding formyltetrahydrofolate deformylase codes for MTENAQLVVTLSCPDRPGIVHAVTGVIGESGGNVIQSQQFGDSDTGTFFMRVEVDSPKGRAPIDEGLAHVAEEFNAAYRVDDLGRKLRTIIMVSREGHCLTDLLYRQQTQGLPIDVIAVVGNHPDLAPVAQFYGVPFLNIPVTRDTKAQAERQLLDLITSEDVELVVLARYMQILSDEVCRAMEGRVINIHHSFLPSFKGARPYAQAHERGVKLIGATAHYVTADLDEGPIIEQDVTRVSHADSTPDMVALGQDVERRVLAQAVRFHAERRVLMNGSRTVVFSR; via the coding sequence ATGACTGAAAACGCGCAGCTTGTTGTGACCCTGTCCTGCCCGGACCGCCCCGGCATCGTGCACGCCGTGACCGGGGTGATCGGCGAGTCCGGCGGCAACGTCATCCAGTCCCAGCAGTTCGGCGACTCCGACACGGGCACCTTCTTCATGCGCGTCGAGGTCGACTCCCCGAAGGGACGGGCTCCCATCGACGAGGGCTTGGCTCACGTCGCCGAAGAGTTCAATGCCGCCTATCGCGTCGATGACCTGGGCCGCAAGTTGCGCACGATCATCATGGTCTCGCGCGAGGGCCACTGCCTGACCGACCTCCTGTACCGCCAGCAGACGCAGGGCCTGCCCATCGACGTCATCGCGGTCGTCGGCAACCACCCGGACCTGGCGCCCGTCGCCCAGTTCTACGGCGTCCCCTTCCTCAACATCCCCGTCACGCGGGACACGAAGGCTCAGGCGGAGCGCCAGCTCCTCGACCTCATCACCTCCGAGGATGTCGAGCTCGTCGTCCTGGCGCGCTACATGCAGATCCTCTCCGACGAGGTCTGCCGCGCCATGGAAGGCCGCGTCATCAACATTCACCACTCCTTCCTGCCCTCCTTCAAGGGTGCGCGCCCCTACGCGCAGGCCCACGAGCGCGGCGTCAAGCTGATCGGCGCGACCGCACACTACGTGACCGCAGACCTCGACGAGGGCCCGATCATCGAACAGGACGTCACCCGCGTCTCCCACGCGGACTCCACGCCGGACATGGTTGCCCTCGGCCAGGACGTGGAGCGCCGTGTCCTCGCCCAGGCCGTCCGCTTCCATGCGGAGCGTCGCGTCCTCATGAACGGCAGCCGGACGGTCGTCTTCTCTCGCTGA